The Primulina eburnea isolate SZY01 chromosome 6, ASM2296580v1, whole genome shotgun sequence genome contains a region encoding:
- the LOC140835086 gene encoding 18S rRNA (guanine-N(7))-methyltransferase RID2-like isoform X2, with product MLTSTPHTHLSPSILILESPSIAQTLAPLKPITQLRKKMTSRPELQAPPEIFYNDEEARKYTSSSRIIDIQDKLSERALELLALPDDNIPRLLLDIGCGSGLSGETLTENGHQWIGLDISQAMLDVALEREVEGDLLLSDMGQGLGLRPGVLDGAISISAVQWLCNADKSYHDPRLRLKAFFGSLYRCIARGARAVLQVYPENLAQRELILGFAMRAGFSGGVVVDFPHSTKSRKEYLVLTCGPPSLRSAIPKGKNEDEESCGDEESSGDEENESVYVSDRHRPRKKQKLNKKVKGRVWVMRKKEQMRRKGNTVPPDTKYTARKRKARF from the exons ATGCTCACCTCTACTCCACATACTCACCTATCTCCGTCAATTCTCATCCTCGAGTCACCTTCAATCGCACAAACACTGGCCCCACTCAAGCCAATCACCCAG CTAAGGAAGAAGATGACATCTCGACCAGAGCTCCAAGCCCCACCAGAGATATTCTACAATGATGAGGAAGCTCGCAAGTACACATCCTCTTCTCGTATCATCGATATTCAG GATAAACTTTCGGAGAGGGCGTTGGAGCTTCTTGCATTGCCTGATGACAACATACCCAGATTACTACTTGATATTG GTTGTGGATCAGGACTCAGCGGGGAGACATTAACAGAAAATGGTCACCAGTGGATTGGTTTAGATATATCACAAGCAATGTTAG ACGTTGCATTGGAGCGTGAAGTTGAGGGTGACCTTTTGCTTAGTGACATGGGGCAG GGTTTGGGGCTACGACCGGGAGTTCTTGATGGTGCCATTAGTATATCAGCTGTACAG TGGTTGTGCAATGCAGACAAATCTTATCACGATCCACGTTTGAGATTGAA GGCATTTTTTGGGTCATTGTACCGATGTATAGCGCGTGGAGCAAGGGCCGTGTTGCAAGTGTATCCTGAAAATCTGGCTCAACGTGAGCTGATTCTAGGTTTTGCTATGCGAGCTGGCTTTTCTGGGGGAGTAGTTGTTGACTTCCCGCACAG TACAAAGAGTAGAAAAGAATACCTTGTACTCACTTGTGGGCCACCGTCTCTAAGAAGCGCCATTCCGAAAGGGAAAAATGAAGATGAGGAAAGTTGCGGTGATGAAGAGAGCAGCGGAGATGAAGAGAATGAATCC GTTTATGTATCTGACAGGCACAGACCTAGAAAAAAGCAAAAGTTAAATAAGAAGGTGAAAGGAAGAGTGTGGGTTATGCGGAAGAAGGAACAAATGAGAAGAAAGGGCAACACCGTCCCTCCAGACACAAAGTACACTGCCCGGAAACGAAAAGCTCGATTTTAA
- the LOC140835087 gene encoding phytochrome-associated serine/threonine-protein phosphatase-like, which yields MDLDKWMVKVKEGQHLSEDELQLLCEYVKEILIEESNVQPVNSPVTVCGDIHGQFHDLMKLFLTGGHVPETNYIFMGDFVDRGYNSLEVFTILLLLKARYPANITLLRGNHESRQLTQVYGFYDECQRKYGNANAWRYCTDVFDYLTLSAIIDGTVLCVHGGLSPDIRSIDQIRVIERNCEIPHEGPFCDLMWSDPEDIETWAVSPRGAGWLFGSRVTSEFNHINKLDLVCRAHQLVQEGLKYMFQDKGLVTVWSAPNYCYRCGNVASILSFNENMEREVKFFTETEENNQMRGPRSGVPYFL from the exons ATGGATTTGGACAAGTGGATGGTGAAGGTGAAAGAGGGTCAGCACTTGTCCGAAGACGAACTTCAGCTCCTCTGCGAATAC GTAAAAGAGATATTGATCGAGGAGTCAAATGTTCAGCCCGTTAATAGTCCAGTCACTGTATGTGGGGACATCCATGGACAGTTTCACGATCTAATGAAACTTTTCCTGACTGGAGGTCACGTACCAGAGACCAATTACATATTTATG GGAGATTTTGTTGATCGTGGTTATAACAGTCTAGAAGTTTTCACCATTCTTTTGCTTCTCAAAGCAAG ATACCCAGCTAACATTACTCTCCTACGTGGAAATCACGAAAGCAGACAATTAACACAG GTTTATGGATTCTATGATGAATGCCAAAGGAAGTATGGGAATGCTAATGCTTGGCGATATTGCACAGATGTTTTCGACTATTTAACTCTATCAGCAATTATTGATGGGACG GTACTGTGCGTACATGGTGGCCTATCCCCAGATATTAGAAGCATCGACCAG ATTCGAGTTATTGAACGGAACTGTGAAATTCCGCATGAAGGGCCGTTCTGTGATTTAATGTGGAGTGACCCTGAAGATATTGAGACATGGGCAGTAAGTCCTCGAGGTGCAGGTTGGCTTTTCGGATCCAGGGTTACATCTGAG TTTAATCACATCAACAAACTTGATCTGGTCTGCCGGGCACATCAACTTGTTCAAGAAGGTTTGAAGTATATGTTCCAAGATAAAGGACTTGTAACT GTGTGGTCTGCACCAAATTATTGTTACCGCTGCGGAAATGTTGCCTCGATATTGAGTTTCAATGAGAATATG GAGAGAGAAGTGAAGTTCTTCACCGAGACTGAGGAGAACAATCAGATGCGAGGACCCAGAAGTGGAGTACCTTATTTTTTGTAA
- the LOC140835086 gene encoding 18S rRNA (guanine-N(7))-methyltransferase RID2-like isoform X1: MANSVRSVIEPTECSPLLHILTYLRQFSSSSHLQSHKHWPHSSQSPRKKMTSRPELQAPPEIFYNDEEARKYTSSSRIIDIQDKLSERALELLALPDDNIPRLLLDIGCGSGLSGETLTENGHQWIGLDISQAMLDVALEREVEGDLLLSDMGQGLGLRPGVLDGAISISAVQWLCNADKSYHDPRLRLKAFFGSLYRCIARGARAVLQVYPENLAQRELILGFAMRAGFSGGVVVDFPHSTKSRKEYLVLTCGPPSLRSAIPKGKNEDEESCGDEESSGDEENESVYVSDRHRPRKKQKLNKKVKGRVWVMRKKEQMRRKGNTVPPDTKYTARKRKARF; encoded by the exons atggctaattcggttcggtcggtaatTGAACCGACCGAATGCTCACCTCTACTCCACATACTCACCTATCTCCGTCAATTCTCATCCTCGAGTCACCTTCAATCGCACAAACACTGGCCCCACTCAAGCCAATCACCCAG GAAGAAGATGACATCTCGACCAGAGCTCCAAGCCCCACCAGAGATATTCTACAATGATGAGGAAGCTCGCAAGTACACATCCTCTTCTCGTATCATCGATATTCAG GATAAACTTTCGGAGAGGGCGTTGGAGCTTCTTGCATTGCCTGATGACAACATACCCAGATTACTACTTGATATTG GTTGTGGATCAGGACTCAGCGGGGAGACATTAACAGAAAATGGTCACCAGTGGATTGGTTTAGATATATCACAAGCAATGTTAG ACGTTGCATTGGAGCGTGAAGTTGAGGGTGACCTTTTGCTTAGTGACATGGGGCAG GGTTTGGGGCTACGACCGGGAGTTCTTGATGGTGCCATTAGTATATCAGCTGTACAG TGGTTGTGCAATGCAGACAAATCTTATCACGATCCACGTTTGAGATTGAA GGCATTTTTTGGGTCATTGTACCGATGTATAGCGCGTGGAGCAAGGGCCGTGTTGCAAGTGTATCCTGAAAATCTGGCTCAACGTGAGCTGATTCTAGGTTTTGCTATGCGAGCTGGCTTTTCTGGGGGAGTAGTTGTTGACTTCCCGCACAG TACAAAGAGTAGAAAAGAATACCTTGTACTCACTTGTGGGCCACCGTCTCTAAGAAGCGCCATTCCGAAAGGGAAAAATGAAGATGAGGAAAGTTGCGGTGATGAAGAGAGCAGCGGAGATGAAGAGAATGAATCC GTTTATGTATCTGACAGGCACAGACCTAGAAAAAAGCAAAAGTTAAATAAGAAGGTGAAAGGAAGAGTGTGGGTTATGCGGAAGAAGGAACAAATGAGAAGAAAGGGCAACACCGTCCCTCCAGACACAAAGTACACTGCCCGGAAACGAAAAGCTCGATTTTAA
- the LOC140835086 gene encoding 18S rRNA (guanine-N(7))-methyltransferase RID2-like isoform X3 encodes MTSRPELQAPPEIFYNDEEARKYTSSSRIIDIQDKLSERALELLALPDDNIPRLLLDIGCGSGLSGETLTENGHQWIGLDISQAMLDVALEREVEGDLLLSDMGQGLGLRPGVLDGAISISAVQWLCNADKSYHDPRLRLKAFFGSLYRCIARGARAVLQVYPENLAQRELILGFAMRAGFSGGVVVDFPHSTKSRKEYLVLTCGPPSLRSAIPKGKNEDEESCGDEESSGDEENESVYVSDRHRPRKKQKLNKKVKGRVWVMRKKEQMRRKGNTVPPDTKYTARKRKARF; translated from the exons ATGACATCTCGACCAGAGCTCCAAGCCCCACCAGAGATATTCTACAATGATGAGGAAGCTCGCAAGTACACATCCTCTTCTCGTATCATCGATATTCAG GATAAACTTTCGGAGAGGGCGTTGGAGCTTCTTGCATTGCCTGATGACAACATACCCAGATTACTACTTGATATTG GTTGTGGATCAGGACTCAGCGGGGAGACATTAACAGAAAATGGTCACCAGTGGATTGGTTTAGATATATCACAAGCAATGTTAG ACGTTGCATTGGAGCGTGAAGTTGAGGGTGACCTTTTGCTTAGTGACATGGGGCAG GGTTTGGGGCTACGACCGGGAGTTCTTGATGGTGCCATTAGTATATCAGCTGTACAG TGGTTGTGCAATGCAGACAAATCTTATCACGATCCACGTTTGAGATTGAA GGCATTTTTTGGGTCATTGTACCGATGTATAGCGCGTGGAGCAAGGGCCGTGTTGCAAGTGTATCCTGAAAATCTGGCTCAACGTGAGCTGATTCTAGGTTTTGCTATGCGAGCTGGCTTTTCTGGGGGAGTAGTTGTTGACTTCCCGCACAG TACAAAGAGTAGAAAAGAATACCTTGTACTCACTTGTGGGCCACCGTCTCTAAGAAGCGCCATTCCGAAAGGGAAAAATGAAGATGAGGAAAGTTGCGGTGATGAAGAGAGCAGCGGAGATGAAGAGAATGAATCC GTTTATGTATCTGACAGGCACAGACCTAGAAAAAAGCAAAAGTTAAATAAGAAGGTGAAAGGAAGAGTGTGGGTTATGCGGAAGAAGGAACAAATGAGAAGAAAGGGCAACACCGTCCCTCCAGACACAAAGTACACTGCCCGGAAACGAAAAGCTCGATTTTAA
- the LOC140833612 gene encoding abietadienol/abietadienal oxidase has translation MAIEDHFCSVIIFIIISSVFVIIFLAKLDKKNGGTRGNRFPPGSRGWPIVGDSLSWYNAVASSHPPRFVEQQVQRYGKTFSCNVFGKRAVVSADPGFNRFVMQNEGKLFESSYPKSFRDLVGKDGVINAKGEQQRKLHSIASNMMRLDKLKFHFLHDIQMVMKQCLGDLHENQDVFLQDFCRKIAINLTVNQLLGVTSESEVNEIAQLFSDFADGCLSVPINLPGFAYYKAMKARGSIIDKINRTIEIHRGNSSSSPAIGNGVLGRLLEEESLADDAVADFIINLLFAGNETTAKTMLFAVCFLTQCPKAMKQLLDEQQSLRIQRDGEMLTWQDYKAMPFTQCVIDETLRLGGIAIWLMREAKVDVEYQEYIIPKGCFVVPFLSAVHLNESVYEDCLTFNPWRWMAPENQEKRNWRSSPYFTPFGGGARFCPGAELARLQIALFLHYFVTTFRWKQLKQDRMSYFPSARMVNGFQIRLTEI, from the exons ATGGCAATAGAAGATCATTTTTGCAGtgttattatatttataattataagtTCTGTTTTTGTAATTATTTTCCTTGCCAAACTTGACAAGAAAAATGGTGGAACAAGAGGGAACAGGTTCCCTCCGGGAAGCAGAGGTTGGCCGATTGTGGGGGACAGCCTCAGCTGGTACAATGCTGTCGCAAGCTCTCATCCTCCTCGCTTCGTCGAGCAACAGGTTCAAAG GTATGGGAAGACGTTCTCATGCAACGTTTTTGGTAAAAGGGCAGTGGTATCTGCTGATCCGGGGTTCAACCGATTCGTGATGCAGAATGAAGGGAAACTATTCGAGTCGAGCTACCCGAAATCTTTCAGAGATTTGGTGGGCAAGGATGGGGTGATCAATGCAAAGGGAGAGCAGCAGAGGAAACTTCATAGCATAGCCTCCAATATGATGCGTTTAGACAAGCTCAAGTTCCATTTCTTGCATGATATACAGATGGTTATGAAGCAATGCCTCGGAGACCTCCATGAAAATCAAGATGTTTTTCTCCAAGATTTCTGCAGGAAG ATAGCCATAAATTTGACGGTTAATCAGCTCCTGGGCGTGACCTCCGAATCAGAAGTGAACGAGATTGCTCAGTTGTTCTCTGATTTCGCCGATGGCTGCCTTTCCGTACCAATCAATCTCCCAGGCTTTGCGTATTACAAAGCTATGAAG GCAAGGGGAAGTATAATAGACAAAATCAATAGGACCATAGAGATTCATCGAGGGAATTCTTCTTCTAGTCCGGCGATCGGAAATGGTGTGCTGGGGAGGTTACTAGAGGAAGAAAGCTTGGCCGATGATGCTGTTGCGGACTTCATTATCAACCTTCTCTTCGCGGGTAATGAGACGACTGCGAAAACCATGCTATTTGCTGTTTGTTTCCTCACTCAATGCCCCAAAGCCATGAAGCAACTGCTG GATGAGCAGCAGAGCCTGAGAATTCAAAGGGATGGAGAGATGCTAACTTGGCAAGATTACAAAGCTATGCCATTCACTCAATGT GTAATCGATGAAACTCTTCGACTGGGCGGCATTGCGATTTGGTTGATGAGAGAAGCCAAAGTCGATGTTGAATaccaag AGTACATTATTCCTAAAGGGTGCTTTGTAGTTCCATTCCTTTCCGCTGTGCACTTGAATGAAAGTGTGTACGAGGATTGTCTCACGTTCAACCCGTGGAGATGGATGGCTCCAGAAAATCAG GAGAAGCGAAACTGGAGGAGTAGTCCATATTTTACTCCATTTGGTGGAGGGGCTCGGTTCTGTCCAGGGGCAGAGTTAGCCCGCCTTCAAATAGCGCTCTTCCTCCATTATTTTGTCACCACATTTag GTGGAAACAGTTGAAACAAGACAGGATGTCTTATTTTCCATCGGCTCGAATGGTGAATGGCTTCCAAATTCGACTGACTGAGATTTGA